The uncultured Desulfuromonas sp. genome has a segment encoding these proteins:
- a CDS encoding 3-deoxy-7-phosphoheptulonate synthase gives MYRTNNLNIKGITEVIAPAELKQVFPLSEQSAVFVTKARNEVKDILHNRGQRLMIVVGPCSIHDPEAALDYARRLSKLSRELDDQLLIVMRVYFEKPRTTVGWKGLINDPDLDGTHLISKGLGIARQLFCAITELELPIATEMLDTITPEYFADLISWGAIGARTTESQPHREMSSGLSFPVGFKNSTDGNLQIAMDAMSAAQHGHSFLGISRQGRISIVETCGNGDAHIVLRGGSNGPNYQPEAIAFTEEKLAEQNLNTAIMVDCSHANSCKDHNRQEEVVLSVLDQLANGNDTIRALMIESNIEEGNQPIGPREELKYGVSITDKCIDWETTERLLRMIHSSLKESNGRTV, from the coding sequence ATGTACCGTACAAATAATCTCAATATCAAAGGCATCACCGAAGTTATTGCACCGGCCGAGCTCAAACAGGTGTTCCCGCTTTCCGAACAATCCGCCGTATTCGTCACCAAGGCACGCAACGAGGTCAAAGATATTCTCCATAATCGCGGCCAACGGCTGATGATTGTGGTCGGTCCGTGCTCTATTCACGATCCGGAAGCGGCTCTCGATTATGCCCGGCGCCTGAGCAAGTTATCCCGTGAGCTCGACGATCAGCTGCTCATTGTCATGCGCGTCTATTTTGAAAAACCGCGCACTACTGTCGGCTGGAAAGGTCTGATCAACGACCCGGATCTCGATGGGACCCACCTGATCTCCAAAGGTCTCGGCATTGCCCGACAACTGTTTTGCGCCATCACCGAACTGGAACTGCCCATTGCCACCGAAATGCTCGACACCATCACGCCGGAGTATTTTGCCGACCTGATCAGCTGGGGGGCCATCGGTGCACGCACCACCGAATCACAGCCGCATCGAGAAATGTCCAGCGGACTGTCGTTCCCGGTCGGCTTTAAAAACAGCACTGACGGCAACCTGCAGATTGCCATGGACGCCATGAGCGCAGCCCAGCACGGCCACAGTTTTCTCGGCATCAGTCGCCAGGGCCGCATTTCCATTGTTGAAACCTGCGGCAATGGAGATGCCCATATTGTTCTGCGCGGCGGCAGCAACGGCCCCAACTATCAGCCCGAAGCCATCGCCTTTACCGAGGAAAAACTCGCCGAGCAGAATCTCAACACGGCCATCATGGTTGACTGCAGCCACGCCAATTCCTGCAAGGATCACAACCGCCAGGAAGAGGTGGTGCTCAGCGTCCTCGATCAGCTCGCCAACGGCAACGACACCATTCGTGCCCTGATGATTGAAAGCAACATTGAAGAGGGGAACCAGCCCATCGGTCCTCGTGAGGAGTTGAAATACGGGGTCTCGATCACGGACAAGTGTATCGATTGGGAAACAACCGAACGGCTGTTGCGCATGATTCACAGCAGTTTGAAGGAAAGCAACGGCCGCACCGTCTAA
- a CDS encoding YggT family protein — MILRELFLAIAGLVDLVFSIYVLILVGRALISWVNPDPYNPIVRFLHSATDPVLYRIQRLVPLQFGGIDFSPLVLLLALSFVQRILVVILRSIAYSF; from the coding sequence ATGATTTTGCGTGAATTATTTTTGGCCATTGCCGGTCTGGTTGATCTGGTGTTCAGTATTTATGTTCTGATTCTGGTGGGGCGAGCCCTGATCTCATGGGTGAATCCCGATCCGTATAACCCTATTGTCCGGTTTCTGCACAGCGCCACCGACCCGGTGTTGTACCGTATTCAGCGACTGGTGCCGTTGCAGTTCGGCGGCATTGATTTCAGTCCGCTGGTGTTGCTCCTGGCGTTGTCTTTTGTCCAGCGGATTCTTGTCGTTATATTGCGTTCGATCGCTTATAGCTTCTGA
- a CDS encoding DUF4153 domain-containing protein — protein MVKHLSLTDRTVSVSLLIGLGQGAAGWLTVALWQTDNPAVSTTCLAVMAAVAVVGLTLQLTAGRCFTRQVAGLTLLLGTAFALVTAWVTWQGLTPSQAYNGGGEVLATSWTLCAVALAYVLIPFIQAWPTRREGRFYYPDLYRHSWDNFFILLVGGMLTLAYWLLIVLWAMLFEMVGIGLFKTVFFNSVFAWLTLAAVFSLGIHLARKHQQVIGALRHIALSLCFFLLPLTALITLFFGASLPFTGLQPIWDTGYSTPILLCLIGADLLLINGVFQEGSTQPYHGVVCRLVEVAMVLLPVYALIAAYSVYLRVDQYGLTPNRFFLIFLVVVATCYALVYAGAVFYRRSVWMGLIRQGNQGVALLMAVLMVLVHSPVLNPLTWSARDQVNRLLTQKISLEEFDFGALKFRFGRAGLQSLEQLKQLPSDHPLAEMLPPWLMAVDEASNYYQWKNNRQSDGLSSVPLVECIAGDRPVPPDFVRILTERQCRKSTCYVLPVDLDRDGRDELVFFNMADKWLALKLYDRDPQGEWQQRGTLGAAMTQEQRQALVDRIRHERHSAVDPQYQSLQIGDEVLLFEP, from the coding sequence ATGGTTAAGCACCTCTCTCTGACCGATCGAACCGTTTCTGTGTCTCTTCTTATCGGCCTGGGGCAAGGGGCTGCCGGCTGGCTGACCGTGGCGCTGTGGCAAACGGACAATCCGGCAGTTTCCACAACCTGCCTGGCCGTCATGGCCGCTGTTGCGGTGGTCGGCTTGACCCTGCAGTTGACTGCGGGGCGTTGTTTCACCCGTCAGGTGGCCGGGCTGACGCTGCTGTTGGGAACTGCTTTTGCGCTGGTCACGGCATGGGTGACCTGGCAGGGGCTGACACCGTCTCAAGCATATAATGGCGGTGGAGAGGTTCTGGCAACAAGTTGGACGCTGTGTGCCGTTGCGTTGGCGTATGTGCTCATCCCCTTTATCCAGGCGTGGCCAACACGTCGTGAGGGCCGTTTCTACTATCCGGATCTCTACCGACACAGTTGGGATAATTTCTTTATCCTGCTGGTGGGCGGGATGCTGACTCTGGCGTACTGGTTGCTGATCGTGCTGTGGGCGATGTTGTTTGAAATGGTCGGCATCGGTCTTTTTAAAACCGTTTTTTTCAACAGTGTATTTGCCTGGCTCACCCTTGCCGCGGTTTTCTCCCTCGGCATCCATCTGGCGAGAAAGCATCAACAGGTGATTGGCGCGCTGCGTCACATCGCTCTTTCGCTGTGCTTTTTTCTGCTACCGCTCACGGCGTTGATTACCTTGTTTTTTGGTGCGTCTCTGCCTTTTACGGGGTTGCAGCCCATCTGGGATACGGGGTATTCAACGCCGATTCTGCTCTGTCTGATTGGTGCCGATCTACTGTTGATCAACGGCGTTTTTCAGGAAGGATCAACGCAACCTTACCATGGTGTGGTGTGCCGACTGGTGGAAGTCGCCATGGTGCTCTTGCCTGTGTATGCACTGATTGCCGCCTATTCGGTTTATTTGAGGGTTGATCAATATGGCCTGACGCCGAATCGCTTTTTTCTGATTTTTCTGGTGGTGGTCGCGACCTGCTATGCCCTGGTGTATGCCGGGGCGGTTTTCTACCGTCGCTCCGTGTGGATGGGGCTGATTCGCCAGGGGAATCAGGGGGTGGCTCTGCTGATGGCCGTTCTGATGGTCCTGGTGCACAGTCCCGTGCTCAATCCCCTGACCTGGAGTGCCCGCGATCAGGTCAACCGATTGCTGACGCAGAAGATTTCCCTCGAAGAGTTCGATTTTGGCGCGTTGAAATTCCGCTTTGGTCGTGCCGGGCTCCAATCCCTTGAGCAACTCAAACAGCTGCCGTCAGACCATCCTTTGGCGGAGATGCTGCCCCCATGGTTGATGGCCGTTGACGAGGCGTCCAACTATTACCAATGGAAAAATAATCGACAAAGTGACGGGCTTTCCTCTGTTCCCTTGGTGGAATGCATTGCCGGTGATCGCCCGGTGCCGCCGGATTTTGTCCGGATCCTGACGGAACGTCAGTGCCGCAAATCGACCTGCTATGTTCTGCCTGTTGATCTGGATCGGGACGGTCGTGATGAGCTGGTGTTTTTTAATATGGCGGACAAATGGTTGGCGCTGAAGCTTTATGATCGTGACCCGCAAGGGGAATGGCAACAGCGCGGCACGCTCGGCGCGGCTATGACGCAGGAACAGCGCCAGGCACTGGTTGATCGGATCCGGCATGAGCGCCATTCTGCGGTTGATCCCCAGTATCAGTCGCTTCAAATCGGCGATGAAGTGCTGTTATTTGAACCCTGA
- the xthA gene encoding exodeoxyribonuclease III, which produces MKIISFNVNGLRARLHQVKAVIDACQPDMLALQETKVHDDQFPLAQIEALGYHVRYYGQKGHYGVALMSRHEPVDVQYGFADDGEEAQRRLIVGRYAFGDQMVTVVNGYFPQGENRSHAVKFPAKEKFYRDMRQLLEGYDADNDAVVVVGDMNVAPLAEDIGIGADNEKRWLAQGKSCFLPEERAWLQTLTDWGLHDTFRHCCPDVADRFSWFDYRSRGFDREPKRGLRIDLILASQALISCCRAAGIDYDIRAMEKPSDHCPIWAEFSL; this is translated from the coding sequence GTGAAAATTATTTCTTTTAATGTCAATGGCTTGCGTGCTCGCCTGCATCAGGTGAAAGCGGTGATTGATGCCTGTCAGCCCGATATGCTGGCTCTGCAGGAAACCAAGGTGCATGACGATCAGTTTCCGTTGGCCCAGATTGAGGCATTGGGTTACCACGTGCGTTATTACGGTCAAAAGGGCCATTACGGCGTAGCGTTGATGTCGCGACATGAACCTGTGGATGTGCAGTACGGCTTTGCGGATGACGGCGAAGAGGCGCAGCGGCGGTTGATTGTCGGTCGCTATGCGTTTGGTGACCAGATGGTCACGGTGGTCAACGGCTATTTCCCTCAGGGCGAGAATCGCTCTCATGCGGTGAAGTTTCCTGCCAAGGAAAAATTTTACCGCGATATGCGCCAACTGCTGGAAGGTTATGATGCCGACAACGATGCGGTTGTGGTGGTCGGTGATATGAATGTGGCCCCGTTGGCGGAAGATATCGGCATCGGCGCGGACAATGAAAAACGCTGGTTGGCACAGGGGAAAAGTTGTTTTCTGCCGGAGGAGCGCGCCTGGCTGCAGACCCTGACAGACTGGGGGCTGCATGATACTTTTCGTCACTGTTGTCCTGATGTGGCGGATCGGTTCAGCTGGTTTGATTACCGCAGCCGTGGATTTGACCGTGAGCCGAAGCGCGGTCTGCGCATTGATCTGATTCTGGCCAGTCAGGCGCTCATCTCCTGCTGTCGGGCTGCCGGGATTGATTACGATATTCGTGCCATGGAAAAACCTTCCGACCATTGCCCGATCTGGGCTGAGTTTTCACTTTAG
- a CDS encoding DUF167 family protein, with translation MACDELNACVTTQQGGVVIALFVQPRASKNSLCGLQGDELKVRLTSPPVEGAANKLCCTFFAKLLGVSKSSVTVLRGEKSRHKQVVVEGVSLETVKQRLSQAL, from the coding sequence ATGGCGTGCGATGAACTGAATGCCTGTGTCACGACGCAACAGGGTGGGGTGGTCATCGCCCTGTTCGTTCAGCCGCGGGCGAGTAAAAATAGTCTGTGCGGGTTACAGGGTGATGAGCTGAAAGTGCGTCTGACCTCGCCGCCGGTCGAGGGGGCAGCCAATAAACTGTGCTGTACTTTTTTTGCTAAATTGCTCGGCGTGTCAAAGAGTTCCGTGACCGTGCTGCGTGGTGAGAAGAGCCGCCATAAGCAGGTTGTTGTCGAGGGTGTTTCGCTTGAGACGGTAAAACAGCGCTTGTCTCAAGCCCTTTAA
- a CDS encoding MerR family transcriptional regulator: MALVKTWYDIDAAAEKFGIKEATLKFWASEGLVRSEREEGDIVRVHIDDVRLQVADMIKEAESKS; the protein is encoded by the coding sequence ATGGCGTTGGTAAAAACCTGGTATGACATTGATGCCGCAGCTGAAAAATTCGGTATCAAAGAGGCCACCCTCAAGTTTTGGGCTTCGGAAGGCTTGGTGCGCAGCGAACGGGAAGAGGGCGATATCGTCCGTGTTCATATTGATGATGTCCGGTTGCAGGTTGCGGATATGATCAAGGAAGCCGAATCTAAATCTTAA
- the lhgO gene encoding L-2-hydroxyglutarate oxidase: MSCDVVVIGGGIVGTATALALTDQVKGCRVLVVEKEAALAAHQTGNNSGVIHSGLYYRPGSLKAKNCVEGRDALYAFCAEHAIPHEQCGKVVVATSEEELPALAELERRGRANGLKGVERLDAQGICRREPHVQGVAGLLVPETGIVDFVKVVEAYARLIKERGGEIRLNCAVERVERHEQGFVLHTTQGPIDAPFVINCGGLHCDRVALMCGTRPHMRIVPFRGEYYTLAEHCRSKVKHLIYPVPDAKFPFLGVHYTRMMSGEVEAGPNAVLAFKREGYSRTSFSLRDTLETLTYPGFLSMACRFWRVGLHEYHRSFSKRKFVADLQKLMPDLVGADIVRGGAGVRAQAVAEDGSLLDDFKILDEPGLIHVLNAPSPAATASLSIGKTIAEKAAVHFALK, translated from the coding sequence ATGTCATGTGATGTTGTTGTGATCGGTGGTGGTATTGTTGGTACCGCAACCGCGTTGGCCTTGACTGACCAGGTCAAGGGATGTCGTGTTTTGGTCGTTGAGAAAGAAGCCGCGTTAGCCGCCCATCAGACGGGCAACAACAGCGGTGTCATCCATTCCGGGCTTTATTATCGTCCCGGCTCTCTCAAAGCGAAAAACTGTGTTGAAGGGCGTGATGCGCTCTATGCCTTCTGTGCTGAACATGCGATCCCTCATGAGCAGTGTGGCAAAGTGGTCGTGGCCACCAGTGAAGAAGAACTGCCGGCCTTGGCAGAACTGGAGCGGCGCGGGCGGGCCAACGGGCTCAAGGGGGTGGAACGTCTCGATGCGCAGGGGATTTGTCGCCGGGAACCCCATGTGCAGGGTGTTGCCGGATTATTGGTGCCGGAAACCGGCATTGTTGATTTTGTTAAAGTGGTGGAAGCCTACGCCCGTTTAATCAAGGAACGCGGCGGTGAGATTCGCCTTAACTGTGCGGTCGAGCGGGTGGAACGTCATGAACAGGGCTTTGTTTTGCACACCACCCAGGGGCCCATCGACGCTCCTTTTGTGATCAACTGCGGCGGACTGCATTGTGATCGGGTGGCCTTGATGTGCGGCACCCGGCCGCATATGCGTATTGTCCCGTTTCGCGGTGAATACTACACGCTGGCCGAGCACTGCCGTAGCAAGGTCAAGCACCTGATCTATCCGGTTCCCGATGCAAAATTTCCCTTCCTCGGCGTTCACTACACCCGCATGATGAGCGGTGAGGTTGAAGCCGGTCCCAATGCCGTGCTGGCGTTTAAACGCGAAGGCTACAGCCGGACCAGCTTTTCTTTGCGCGATACTCTGGAAACCCTGACTTATCCCGGTTTCCTGTCTATGGCGTGCCGTTTCTGGCGCGTTGGATTGCATGAATACCATCGCTCGTTTTCCAAACGCAAATTTGTTGCCGATCTGCAGAAACTGATGCCTGATCTGGTTGGCGCGGATATCGTCCGTGGCGGTGCCGGGGTGCGTGCCCAGGCCGTGGCCGAGGACGGTTCTTTGCTCGATGATTTCAAGATTCTCGATGAACCGGGACTGATTCATGTGCTCAATGCCCCATCTCCGGCGGCAACAGCCTCTTTAAGTATCGGCAAGACCATTGCTGAAAAGGCTGCCGTGCATTTTGCCTTGAAATAA
- the thiF gene encoding sulfur carrier protein ThiS adenylyltransferase ThiF gives MIIVLNENKIQVDDDQSLFDLRDQVKPDADVLICNGLPVQSDRTLHPFDHVILIRRGEVPSEAELEAFLVARHTPEVHEPLKKATIGIAGAGGLGSAIATALARAGIGHMIIADYDVVEPSNLNRQQFFIDQIGMNKVDALKDNLLRINPFITVAAEHRFLTTQNLTDLFAEVDILVEAVDCAETKAMITGQWLRTYPDRPLVAGSGMAGYGPGNTIRTRRAMGQLYLCGDGTSEVDAGHGLMAPRVGIAAHHQANVVIRLLLGLDPVEEDSSHEHHRQ, from the coding sequence ATGATTATCGTTCTCAATGAAAATAAAATACAGGTAGATGACGACCAAAGTCTGTTCGACCTGCGCGATCAGGTCAAACCGGATGCGGATGTTCTGATCTGTAATGGGCTGCCGGTCCAGAGTGATCGGACACTGCACCCCTTCGATCACGTCATCCTCATTCGTCGGGGCGAGGTTCCGTCCGAAGCCGAGCTGGAAGCGTTTCTGGTCGCCCGCCATACCCCCGAAGTGCATGAACCATTAAAAAAGGCAACCATCGGCATTGCCGGTGCCGGCGGCCTTGGTTCCGCCATTGCCACAGCTCTGGCCCGTGCCGGTATCGGCCACATGATTATTGCCGATTACGATGTGGTGGAACCGTCCAACCTCAACCGCCAGCAGTTTTTTATCGATCAGATCGGCATGAACAAAGTGGATGCGCTCAAAGACAATCTATTGCGGATCAATCCGTTCATAACCGTTGCTGCCGAGCACCGTTTTCTGACCACACAAAATCTGACCGACCTGTTCGCCGAGGTCGACATCCTCGTTGAAGCGGTGGACTGCGCCGAAACCAAAGCCATGATCACCGGGCAATGGTTGCGCACCTATCCGGACCGCCCGCTGGTGGCCGGATCGGGGATGGCCGGTTACGGACCGGGCAATACCATTCGCACCCGACGTGCCATGGGTCAACTGTATTTGTGCGGCGACGGCACCAGTGAAGTGGATGCCGGTCATGGTCTGATGGCACCGCGTGTCGGTATTGCCGCCCATCATCAGGCCAATGTTGTTATTCGCTTGCTACTCGGGCTCGATCCCGTTG
- a CDS encoding diguanylate cyclase — translation MGPGILVVALSTATRQKIIEALRDTSPFSRYFETNSGREGLEILEKDAIDVVVCGLQVYQMSGLELLRHLQQDPELCDIPFIVLADDNRTKTKIDLLEQGASDYIVQPMDIGEVVARIKVQLKVKTLHDNLKRSNRLLLNLSSTDSLTQLYNRRVLMRTLKKEFQRQIRTEESFSLLMVDVDHFKTINDRYGHLNGDTVLINLARMLRSYLRPYDVPTRFGGEEFALVLPNTNMECAREVAERLRLAAKELRFSGEIRDLDISISIGVATCPADGVDSEDGLLRLADTALYAAKEAGRDQVVCVSDLTATHECSASDIA, via the coding sequence ATGGGACCGGGAATCCTGGTCGTTGCGCTGTCAACAGCCACGCGCCAGAAAATCATAGAAGCACTCAGAGACACGTCACCGTTCAGCCGCTATTTTGAAACCAACAGTGGCCGCGAGGGCTTGGAGATTCTGGAAAAGGATGCCATCGACGTGGTCGTCTGCGGGCTGCAAGTGTATCAGATGTCAGGACTGGAACTCCTCCGCCATCTACAGCAGGACCCGGAACTGTGCGACATCCCCTTTATCGTGCTGGCGGATGATAATCGGACCAAAACCAAAATCGACCTGCTTGAACAGGGGGCCAGTGATTATATTGTTCAACCCATGGATATTGGTGAGGTGGTCGCCCGGATCAAGGTACAGCTGAAAGTCAAAACCCTGCACGACAACCTTAAGCGCAGCAATCGTCTACTACTCAACTTATCCAGCACCGATTCGCTGACGCAACTCTACAATCGCCGTGTGCTGATGCGCACATTAAAAAAAGAGTTTCAGCGTCAAATCCGCACCGAGGAATCGTTTTCGCTGCTTATGGTGGATGTGGATCATTTCAAAACCATCAACGATCGTTACGGCCATCTTAACGGCGATACGGTTCTCATCAATCTGGCACGCATGCTGCGCAGCTATCTGCGCCCTTACGATGTCCCGACCCGATTCGGCGGTGAGGAGTTTGCTCTGGTGTTGCCGAACACCAATATGGAGTGTGCCCGCGAAGTGGCTGAACGACTGCGGCTGGCCGCAAAAGAGCTGCGCTTCAGTGGCGAGATTCGCGATCTGGACATCAGCATCAGCATCGGCGTGGCGACCTGTCCTGCCGATGGCGTCGATTCCGAAGATGGTTTGCTGCGGCTGGCGGACACCGCACTGTATGCCGCGAAAGAGGCCGGCCGCGATCAGGTGGTCTGTGTCTCGGACCTGACGGCAACGCACGAGTGCAGCGCGTCGGACATCGCCTGA
- a CDS encoding iron-containing alcohol dehydrogenase, producing MQPFVFHNPTEIVFGVGTADKVGKYAARHGGKALLVYGRNSIKTTGLYARVTTSLQAAGLSWVDHGGVKSNPVLSHVRDGVALAKREQVDVIVAVGGGSVLDESKAIAAGALSDGDVWEFFLQAKVDKALPLVTVLTLAATGSEMNCGGVVTNEETAQKFNINSPLLFPKTSILDPALTYSVPADYTAYSAVDAISHLIEGYFTSNDQATPLQDRFVEGLVNTIMESTEQILHQPDHPDARATMMWSATWALNGLSTAGIGVYQFPNHMIEHSLSALYDIAHGAGLSIVIPGWMDYAATQNPAKFAQFARRVFDCDLTDDLECAQYGINALKNWFRRIGSPVTLAQGGIPEQEVAAIADNAVMLAQKWGLNAYTAEVIADILNRCRD from the coding sequence ATGCAACCGTTTGTGTTTCACAATCCGACTGAAATTGTTTTTGGCGTCGGCACCGCCGACAAGGTGGGTAAGTATGCCGCCCGTCACGGTGGCAAAGCATTGCTGGTTTATGGTCGCAACAGTATCAAGACGACCGGACTTTATGCGCGGGTAACGACATCGTTGCAGGCCGCCGGCTTGAGCTGGGTGGACCATGGTGGGGTCAAATCCAATCCGGTGCTCAGTCACGTCCGTGACGGGGTGGCTCTGGCTAAACGGGAGCAGGTGGATGTGATTGTGGCCGTTGGTGGCGGCAGCGTTCTCGATGAGTCAAAGGCCATTGCCGCCGGGGCTCTGAGCGATGGCGATGTCTGGGAGTTTTTTTTACAGGCGAAAGTGGACAAGGCGTTGCCTCTGGTGACGGTGTTGACTCTGGCGGCCACCGGGTCGGAAATGAACTGTGGCGGCGTGGTCACCAATGAGGAAACCGCACAGAAGTTCAATATCAATTCACCCTTGCTGTTTCCGAAGACCTCCATCCTTGATCCGGCTTTGACCTATAGTGTTCCGGCGGATTATACCGCCTATTCGGCCGTTGATGCGATTTCCCATCTCATCGAAGGCTATTTCACCAGTAATGATCAGGCCACACCGTTGCAGGACCGCTTTGTCGAGGGGCTGGTGAACACCATTATGGAGAGCACCGAGCAGATTCTGCATCAGCCGGATCATCCTGATGCTCGGGCGACCATGATGTGGTCGGCGACCTGGGCCTTGAACGGATTGTCCACGGCCGGGATTGGTGTCTACCAGTTTCCCAATCATATGATTGAACATTCCCTGAGTGCGTTGTACGACATCGCCCATGGTGCCGGGCTGTCCATTGTCATCCCCGGTTGGATGGATTACGCCGCAACACAGAATCCGGCCAAGTTTGCTCAGTTTGCCCGACGGGTGTTTGACTGTGATCTGACCGATGATCTGGAGTGCGCCCAATATGGCATCAATGCTCTGAAAAACTGGTTTCGCCGCATCGGCAGTCCGGTGACGCTGGCGCAAGGCGGCATTCCGGAACAAGAGGTTGCTGCGATTGCCGATAATGCCGTGATGCTGGCACAAAAGTGGGGACTCAACGCGTACACCGCTGAGGTGATTGCCGACATCCTCAACCGCTGTCGCGACTGA